From Desulfuromonas soudanensis, the proteins below share one genomic window:
- the pncB gene encoding nicotinate phosphoribosyltransferase, which translates to MAKHNKIIQSLLDQDLYKLTMLQTYYHLFQIADDCEFKFKCRNPGIDLAQFVSEIREELEYLCTLKFTENELCYLGRLDYIKKDFIDFLRLFQLSMKHVQLHVQGKEIDLRFKGPLVYTSMFEIFALAIINEVYFRNTVKEPNWDLAGHRLLDKIALIKSHPEVARFKFTDFGTRRRFSREWHLQVVETLKNQLPDNFVGTSNVYLARELSLTPIGTMAHEFLQAAQAMGPRLIDSQNYALETWVKEYRGRLGIALTDVVGMDAFLRDFDLYFAKLFDGLRHDSGCPFEWAKKAINHYRKLKIDPMSKTLVFSDGLDFPTALKIYDTFKGEANVAFGIGTNLTNDLGVPALNIVIKMTRCRNQPVAKISDSPGKEMCEDDAFLQYLASVFQIKRLLA; encoded by the coding sequence ATGGCGAAGCACAATAAAATCATTCAAAGCCTGCTCGATCAGGATCTTTATAAACTGACCATGCTTCAAACCTATTACCACTTGTTCCAAATTGCCGATGACTGCGAGTTCAAATTCAAATGTCGCAATCCTGGTATTGATCTGGCGCAATTTGTCAGTGAAATCCGCGAGGAACTTGAGTACCTTTGTACCCTGAAGTTCACCGAAAACGAGCTTTGTTACCTGGGTAGGCTCGATTATATTAAAAAGGATTTCATCGACTTTCTCCGGCTTTTCCAGCTCAGCATGAAACATGTTCAACTACACGTCCAAGGTAAAGAGATCGATCTGAGGTTCAAAGGTCCCCTTGTCTATACGAGCATGTTCGAGATCTTCGCTCTGGCGATCATCAATGAGGTCTATTTCCGCAACACCGTTAAGGAACCGAACTGGGATTTGGCGGGTCACAGGCTTCTTGACAAGATCGCGTTGATAAAGAGCCATCCGGAGGTGGCCCGGTTTAAATTCACTGACTTCGGGACCCGGCGCCGCTTTAGTCGCGAGTGGCACTTACAGGTTGTCGAAACGCTCAAGAACCAATTGCCCGACAATTTTGTCGGCACCAGCAATGTTTACCTGGCCCGCGAGCTTTCCCTTACGCCGATCGGGACCATGGCACATGAATTCTTACAGGCCGCACAGGCAATGGGACCGAGACTGATTGACAGCCAGAATTACGCATTGGAGACCTGGGTTAAAGAGTATCGGGGTCGGCTGGGAATCGCCCTGACTGACGTGGTCGGAATGGACGCATTTCTGCGCGATTTCGATCTCTACTTCGCCAAACTGTTCGATGGCCTTCGGCATGATTCCGGTTGCCCGTTTGAATGGGCCAAAAAGGCCATCAATCACTACAGAAAGTTAAAAATCGATCCGATGTCGAAAACGCTTGTCTTCAGCGACGGGCTCGACTTCCCAACTGCTCTCAAGATTTACGATACGTTCAAGGGCGAAGCCAACGTCGCATTTGGCATTGGAACCAACCTGACCAACGATCTTGGGGTTCCGGCTCTGAACATCGTGATCAAGATGACCCGCTGCCGTAACCAGCCGGTGGCTAAAATTTCCGATAGCCCAGGAAAGGAAATGTGCGAGGACGATGCCTTCCTCCAGTACCTAGCCAGCGTTTTTCAAATTAAGCGCCTTCTAGCCTAA
- a CDS encoding four helix bundle suffix domain-containing protein, with the protein MAATSSQTELRLVNVARASLDELLLDYEDFLRQRGKRQWTKDDAEAKAVREVGKRLEKDPTNRSDVAAYAAWLRHSDPAVFANALICLIHQANYLLDQQIAGLERSFVNDGGYSEQLAAARVKRRNYPTDPSDEKPALPACPLCSKPLVLRTAKQGKNAGSQFLGCSGYLNVKAPDRLMNQFDELWRGGRW; encoded by the coding sequence CCCGTGCCAGTCTGGATGAACTTTTGCTGGACTACGAAGATTTTCTGCGGCAGCGCGGCAAGCGGCAGTGGACAAAAGATGACGCAGAGGCAAAAGCGGTGCGGGAGGTCGGGAAAAGGTTGGAAAAAGATCCGACTAATCGGTCGGATGTTGCAGCCTACGCCGCCTGGTTGAGGCATTCTGACCCCGCAGTTTTCGCCAACGCGCTCATCTGCCTGATCCACCAGGCCAATTATTTGCTGGACCAGCAGATTGCCGGACTGGAGCGTTCTTTTGTCAACGACGGTGGCTACAGCGAACAGTTGGCAGCGGCACGGGTCAAAAGACGCAATTATCCGACCGATCCGTCGGATGAAAAACCAGCGCTCCCAGCCTGCCCGCTCTGCAGCAAGCCGTTGGTGCTGCGCACGGCAAAGCAGGGGAAGAATGCAGGTTCGCAGTTTCTGGGGTGTTCCGGTTACCTGAATGTAAAAGCACCAGACCGATTGATGAATCAGTTTGATGAGCTGTGGCGAGGGGGACGGTGGTGA
- a CDS encoding isochorismatase family protein, translating into MKKIDRNTSAAFDVDAQRGFTPLCPNELPVPGGDTIVEELNAQAVFARVRVASKDCHPNKAPWIASSPAEVLTPVAGNYPNLDVKWPAHCVVGTEGNLLIPGLPGENDYDLVVGKGIDPEKHPYGACYHDLANSESTGVIEFLKENGIKPVIVGGLATEYCVHQTATQLLNAGFAVVLNLGACRGLDAQVIEKAVEGLRNLGAIVIESAAELNAA; encoded by the coding sequence ATGAAAAAGATAGATCGAAACACCTCGGCTGCATTTGATGTTGACGCACAGCGCGGCTTCACCCCGTTGTGCCCGAACGAACTCCCTGTTCCGGGTGGCGACACCATCGTTGAGGAGTTGAATGCCCAGGCCGTGTTCGCCAGGGTCCGCGTGGCCTCCAAGGATTGTCATCCCAATAAGGCTCCGTGGATTGCATCAAGCCCGGCCGAAGTGCTGACCCCTGTAGCGGGCAACTACCCAAACCTCGACGTCAAGTGGCCTGCTCACTGTGTCGTCGGAACCGAGGGCAATTTGCTGATTCCCGGGCTTCCCGGTGAAAACGACTACGATCTCGTCGTCGGTAAAGGCATCGACCCCGAAAAACACCCGTATGGCGCCTGCTATCACGATCTTGCCAATAGCGAAAGTACCGGCGTGATTGAGTTCTTGAAAGAAAACGGTATCAAGCCGGTCATTGTCGGAGGGCTGGCTACGGAGTATTGCGTGCACCAGACCGCAACTCAATTGCTCAACGCCGGTTTCGCTGTCGTCCTCAATCTTGGCGCATGTCGCGGTCTTGATGCGCAGGTTATTGAAAAAGCTGTCGAGGGATTGCGGAACCTCGGTGCGATAGTTATTGAATCCGCAGCAGAATTAAACGCAGCCTGA